From Ruminococcus sp. HUN007, a single genomic window includes:
- the ruvA gene encoding Holliday junction branch migration protein RuvA, which translates to MIYSVRGKLILRETELAVIECGGVGYACRTTLQTLASLGEKGSEVTLYTHLHVREDCMELFGFATKQELNCFKMLISVSGVGPKAALSILSDVNSEQFALLVASEDSKTLTKTKGIGAKTAQRIVLELKDKIVKENNIDFSAAAGGPAIPASDGSSVSEAFSALLVLGYTQSEVAPVLAGLDQRLPSAELIRQSLKIMAQKMN; encoded by the coding sequence ATGATATATAGCGTAAGAGGAAAACTTATACTCAGAGAAACGGAACTTGCGGTGATAGAATGCGGCGGTGTGGGATATGCCTGCAGGACTACGCTTCAGACGCTTGCGTCTCTGGGGGAAAAAGGTTCCGAGGTCACTCTTTATACCCATCTTCATGTCAGGGAAGACTGCATGGAACTGTTCGGATTTGCCACAAAACAGGAACTGAACTGTTTTAAGATGCTGATCTCTGTTTCCGGCGTGGGACCAAAGGCTGCCCTTTCCATTCTTTCTGATGTTAATTCCGAGCAGTTTGCTCTTCTGGTCGCTTCAGAGGACAGCAAAACTCTTACGAAGACCAAGGGCATCGGAGCAAAGACAGCTCAGAGGATCGTCCTGGAACTGAAAGACAAGATAGTAAAGGAAAACAATATAGATTTTTCTGCAGCGGCAGGCGGACCGGCGATACCGGCATCCGACGGATCATCAGTTTCCGAGGCTTTCTCAGCCCTGCTCGTACTCGGCTATACACAGTCCGAGGTGGCTCCTGTTCTTGCGGGACTTGACCAGCGGCTGCCTTCTGCTGAACTCATAAGGCAGTCACTGAAGATAATGGCTCAGAAAATGAACTGA
- the ruvC gene encoding crossover junction endodeoxyribonuclease RuvC → MRILGIDPGYAIVGFGVLDYDKFRFTPVEYGAIFTEAHTDFNGRLKNIFTDMQYIIERYKPDCMAVEKLYFTTNQKTAIDVAQARGVINLAAALADLPVYEYTPLQVKQSVVGYGKAEKKQVMDMVKRILKLAEVPKPDDTADAIAIAICHGHCSNGAEMRKKYDI, encoded by the coding sequence TTGAGAATACTCGGGATTGATCCGGGCTACGCAATAGTCGGATTCGGAGTTCTTGATTATGATAAATTCAGGTTTACGCCTGTGGAATACGGTGCTATTTTTACTGAGGCACACACAGATTTCAACGGAAGACTGAAAAATATTTTTACCGACATGCAGTACATTATTGAAAGATACAAACCGGACTGCATGGCAGTCGAAAAGCTTTACTTTACAACTAATCAGAAAACAGCTATCGATGTTGCACAGGCAAGAGGAGTCATTAATCTTGCAGCGGCACTTGCGGATCTGCCTGTTTACGAATACACGCCGCTTCAGGTGAAACAGTCGGTTGTCGGTTACGGTAAAGCTGAAAAGAAACAGGTCATGGACATGGTAAAGCGGATACTGAAACTTGCGGAAGTACCAAAGCCGGATGATACCGCCGATGCCATTGCTATAGCGATTTGTCACGGACACTGTTCAAACGGAGCGGAAATGAGGAAAAAATATGATATATAG
- a CDS encoding PP2C family serine/threonine-protein phosphatase has product MFYCCAVTEQGVKERNEDAVLIDNTVLTEGTMEIEVNKPFIAAVCDGVSGEKSGDIASKMCLAELAKQEYSSQVNLTNEISRIHKLLQRYGTFHKNSSNMQTTICGIAVDENNNMNCMNVGDSRLYRFRDTKLKQLTKDQSLVEMLYEQGKIGYEEKRNHVHRNIIMPVLGNTTAQPNIDVNLIREPAQHGDVFLICSDGLSDYIVKSEIEEILSMPMPMMKRLEEMVKRSLNKGCRDNISVVAVTYMP; this is encoded by the coding sequence ATGTTTTATTGCTGCGCAGTAACAGAGCAGGGCGTTAAGGAGAGAAACGAGGATGCAGTCCTCATAGATAACACAGTCCTGACCGAAGGAACAATGGAGATCGAAGTCAACAAACCTTTTATAGCCGCGGTGTGTGACGGTGTTTCCGGTGAAAAATCCGGCGACATTGCCTCAAAGATGTGTCTTGCGGAGCTTGCAAAGCAGGAGTACAGCAGTCAGGTCAATCTGACAAACGAGATAAGCAGGATCCACAAGCTGCTTCAGCGCTACGGGACTTTTCACAAGAACTCATCAAACATGCAGACTACCATATGCGGTATAGCAGTTGACGAAAACAATAATATGAACTGTATGAACGTCGGTGATTCAAGACTTTACCGGTTCAGGGACACCAAGCTGAAACAGCTCACCAAGGATCAGTCCCTGGTTGAGATGCTTTATGAGCAGGGAAAGATCGGCTACGAGGAAAAACGTAATCATGTTCACAGAAACATAATCATGCCGGTTCTCGGAAACACAACGGCTCAGCCGAACATTGACGTGAATCTGATCAGGGAGCCTGCACAGCACGGTGATGTTTTCCTCATATGTTCAGACGGCCTCTCAGATTATATAGTAAAATCTGAGATAGAAGAAATACTTTCAATGCCGATGCCGATGATGAAACGACTTGAAGAAATGGTGAAACGTTCACTGAACAAGGGATGCAGAGACAATATTTCCGTTGTTGCAGTAACATATATGCCGTAA
- a CDS encoding chorismate mutase — protein sequence MDLKELRDQIDSVDSELLELFQKRMDLCLQVADYKKKNSVSVLQTGREQQIIDRIKEMSEDRFEDSAAVLFSNIMDISKSYQQCEINKGVTFVDHIDFSAPLDCKVGCYGTKGSNSEEATKWIFGNRKKIEFYREFEDLFRAVQEGTVDFGIVPVQNSSTGSITAVYDLMRKYKVYINRMVRINIRHCLASANADSVSDVEAVYSHSQAIMQCSEFLRKNDLKTIHYASTATAAKYVSKSDRKLAAICSEKCARIYGLKVLQSNISDEESNFTRFVCIARDPMVEKDANRVSVIMSLSDDEGSLYRMLTKFRVAGLNLLRIESRPRHQGNFDVVFYLDFEGSVDDERVNALLVSLQNELKDFRFLGNYSEDIE from the coding sequence ATGGATTTAAAAGAGCTCAGAGACCAGATCGACAGTGTGGACAGTGAACTGCTTGAGCTGTTCCAGAAAAGAATGGATCTTTGCCTTCAGGTCGCTGATTACAAGAAGAAGAACAGCGTTTCTGTTCTTCAGACCGGAAGAGAACAGCAGATCATCGACCGTATAAAGGAAATGTCGGAAGACAGGTTTGAGGACAGTGCGGCTGTGCTTTTCTCCAACATTATGGATATAAGCAAGAGCTATCAGCAGTGCGAGATAAACAAGGGGGTTACATTCGTCGATCATATCGATTTCAGCGCGCCGCTTGACTGCAAAGTCGGATGCTACGGTACTAAAGGCTCAAATTCAGAGGAAGCGACCAAGTGGATATTCGGCAACCGTAAAAAGATCGAATTCTACCGCGAGTTTGAAGATCTTTTCCGCGCAGTTCAGGAAGGAACGGTGGATTTCGGTATTGTACCGGTCCAGAATTCAAGTACGGGATCCATCACGGCAGTATATGACCTTATGAGAAAATATAAGGTATATATAAACAGAATGGTAAGAATAAATATCAGACACTGTCTTGCTTCGGCAAATGCAGATTCTGTAAGTGATGTTGAAGCAGTATATTCGCATTCACAGGCTATCATGCAGTGTTCTGAGTTCCTGCGTAAGAACGATTTAAAAACGATCCACTATGCAAGTACGGCTACTGCCGCTAAGTATGTTTCGAAGAGCGACAGGAAACTTGCTGCGATATGTTCAGAAAAATGCGCAAGGATCTACGGCCTTAAAGTACTTCAGAGCAATATTTCCGACGAGGAATCGAACTTTACGAGATTTGTCTGCATTGCCCGCGATCCTATGGTCGAGAAAGATGCCAACAGAGTCTCAGTTATAATGTCACTTTCCGATGACGAGGGCTCTCTGTACAGAATGCTTACCAAATTCCGTGTTGCCGGACTGAACCTTCTGAGAATCGAAAGCCGTCCGCGTCATCAGGGAAATTTTGACGTTGTTTTTTATCTTGATTTTGAAGGAAGCGTTGATGACGAACGTGTAAACGCTCTTCTTGTTTCGCTTCAGAACGAACTTAAGGATTTCAGATTCCTTGGAAACTACAGCGAAGATATAGAATAA
- a CDS encoding EAL domain-containing protein — MASVRRKDKRTYLTSKSTVIILIAAALCFSVLGFFIYKTISGGILDKRKASAMDVIAVVSDELNREYGDKFEKITSAGDPEYSEIMDVLSKYEKSSSVDYIYTMKMQGDELVFVVDADPSEENRALFGEKYPMTEYIEPAFRGEICCDKKISSDKWGSYISAYAPVMNSQGKIVGIVGVDTKTDKIYREFGILRIQIILLVAAFFGICAAFLFTFWSSFAKKDLLTGIMNYDSLVEKGESLRRKGVLSDYSVVQLNIRNFKFINSKIGTSLGDILLIQYAGIISGHLEPGEYCARTGSDNFILLVKKGHEDDLIEKLSETWINLKAYGVSDLIQISIRSGIYEIDSNDSVQDSINYTSVALKNARLSNNNFIIRFEKSMLDSMVENNRIITDFRRAMSEGEFQVYYQPKVNISTNELCGAEALIRWIKDGRVISPAEFVPVLENEGLITEIDFFVFETVCQNICEWEIKGIKPVTISSNFSKINLANPNFADSVLAIMRKYGVDPDLLEVELTESSGYTDYEALIVFVEKMNHAKIRTSIDDFGTGYSSLSMLKNINVDVVKIDKSFLAKTNSDDIHQEKMLENVIQMINDLDRTVICEGIEKHGTA, encoded by the coding sequence ATGGCATCTGTCAGGCGCAAAGATAAGCGCACTTATCTTACGAGCAAATCTACAGTTATAATACTCATAGCAGCCGCACTGTGCTTCAGTGTACTCGGCTTCTTTATATACAAAACTATCAGCGGAGGTATTCTTGACAAAAGGAAAGCCTCGGCCATGGACGTTATCGCAGTTGTTTCCGACGAGCTTAACCGGGAGTACGGCGACAAATTTGAAAAGATAACATCGGCAGGCGATCCTGAATACAGCGAGATAATGGACGTCCTTTCGAAATATGAAAAATCAAGTTCGGTAGACTACATTTATACTATGAAAATGCAGGGCGATGAACTGGTATTCGTCGTTGACGCAGACCCGTCCGAAGAGAACCGCGCTCTCTTCGGTGAAAAATATCCTATGACCGAATACATCGAGCCGGCGTTCCGCGGTGAGATCTGCTGCGACAAAAAAATATCTTCAGACAAATGGGGATCTTACATCAGCGCCTATGCTCCTGTAATGAATTCACAGGGTAAAATAGTCGGCATAGTCGGTGTCGACACCAAGACAGATAAGATATACCGTGAATTCGGTATTCTGAGGATCCAGATAATCCTTCTGGTAGCTGCATTTTTCGGCATATGTGCAGCATTCCTTTTTACCTTCTGGTCTTCATTCGCCAAAAAGGATCTGCTCACCGGGATAATGAACTACGACAGTCTGGTCGAAAAAGGCGAAAGCCTCAGACGCAAAGGCGTTCTTTCAGATTATTCAGTAGTTCAGCTCAACATTAGAAACTTCAAATTTATAAATTCAAAAATAGGCACAAGCCTCGGCGACATTCTTCTTATCCAGTACGCCGGAATAATCTCCGGACATCTTGAACCGGGTGAATACTGCGCACGTACCGGAAGCGACAACTTCATCCTTCTTGTAAAGAAAGGCCACGAGGACGATCTCATAGAAAAGCTTTCCGAGACATGGATCAATCTTAAAGCTTACGGTGTAAGCGACCTTATACAGATATCGATACGAAGCGGTATTTATGAAATCGACAGTAACGACAGCGTTCAGGACTCAATAAACTACACATCAGTCGCACTCAAGAACGCACGTCTTTCAAACAACAACTTCATAATCCGGTTTGAAAAATCAATGCTGGATTCAATGGTGGAAAACAACCGTATAATCACCGACTTCCGCCGCGCAATGAGCGAAGGCGAATTCCAGGTGTACTACCAGCCGAAAGTAAACATTTCGACCAACGAACTCTGCGGTGCGGAAGCACTTATCCGCTGGATAAAGGACGGAAGGGTGATCTCACCTGCTGAATTTGTTCCTGTCCTTGAAAACGAAGGACTTATCACAGAGATCGACTTCTTCGTGTTTGAGACCGTGTGCCAGAACATATGCGAATGGGAGATCAAGGGTATAAAACCTGTAACGATCTCATCCAATTTCTCAAAAATAAATCTTGCAAATCCTAACTTTGCCGATTCAGTTCTTGCAATTATGAGAAAATACGGTGTTGATCCTGATCTCCTCGAGGTTGAACTCACAGAATCATCAGGATACACCGACTACGAAGCGCTTATCGTCTTCGTTGAAAAGATGAATCACGCAAAAATACGTACTTCAATAGATGACTTCGGAACCGGATATTCATCACTTTCGATGCTCAAGAATATCAACGTGGACGTTGTCAAGATCGACAAGTCCTTCCTTGCAAAGACCAACTCCGACGATATTCATCAGGAAAAAATGCTTGAAAACGTCATTCAGATGATTAACGATCTGGACAGAACGGTCATCTGCGAAGGAATTGAAAAACACGGTACAGCTTGA
- a CDS encoding diguanylate cyclase encodes MFILSMGITQIISSSAARSSDGYMITIADERSRIIRNYVKSAENILSAYSHAGEIRRVTENPDDKAAAEAAMNYTEEFSADVENLEGLYVSDWNTRVLAHTDRSKAGVTTRTGDYLKELQQILTEKGDGVYNTGIITSPASQKQIVSMYKAVYTGENKPSGLVGLGIYTDGLASQLESVSSRDMNDAFYTMLDLSDMKYIFHEDTSKVNTEADSAELDSLCSKLKSSGKDHSGKFSYTKNGKKYVSFYSYMSEFNWLFMVDATESGVYRLSGSMRGYMIVFSIFCFILIVLFNVLNKKREDTAISLDNAVEKHEKTRESLANAVYNDFLTELRNRISFSSDFEEGKVKLAEDEAYYFALFNIKDFSSVNIAYGEEAGDMILITTAKLIHSFFPDADVYRTGSDEFLVARKQKKDLAGQTEFLNNINIALLSLSKPFEIGDEKITVPFEAAVASKSRNVNISVLPTLKNIMRSSTKGAVSVTDLDVEIHDVSQ; translated from the coding sequence ATGTTTATTCTTTCGATGGGGATAACCCAGATCATAAGTTCGAGTGCAGCCCGCAGTTCTGACGGCTACATGATCACGATAGCTGATGAACGCAGCAGGATCATCAGAAATTATGTAAAAAGTGCGGAGAATATTCTGAGTGCATACAGTCACGCAGGTGAAATACGCCGTGTAACTGAAAATCCAGACGATAAAGCAGCTGCTGAAGCTGCCATGAATTATACTGAGGAATTTTCCGCTGATGTGGAAAACCTTGAAGGGTTATATGTAAGTGACTGGAACACCAGAGTCCTTGCACATACAGACCGGTCGAAAGCGGGCGTTACCACAAGAACCGGCGACTATCTTAAGGAGCTTCAGCAGATCCTCACTGAAAAAGGCGACGGGGTTTACAACACCGGCATCATTACCTCTCCTGCTTCACAGAAACAGATAGTATCAATGTACAAAGCTGTTTACACAGGAGAAAACAAGCCGTCAGGCCTTGTCGGTCTCGGAATTTACACTGACGGTCTTGCGTCACAGCTCGAGTCCGTAAGCAGCCGCGATATGAACGATGCGTTCTATACTATGCTCGATCTTTCGGACATGAAATACATTTTCCACGAAGACACATCAAAGGTAAACACAGAGGCAGATTCGGCGGAACTTGATTCACTGTGTTCAAAGCTCAAGTCTTCCGGAAAAGATCACAGCGGCAAATTCAGCTATACTAAAAACGGAAAAAAGTACGTGTCATTTTACTCGTACATGAGTGAATTCAACTGGCTGTTTATGGTCGATGCGACGGAATCCGGCGTGTACAGACTTTCCGGCAGCATGCGCGGTTACATGATAGTTTTCAGCATCTTCTGTTTCATTCTCATTGTTCTGTTCAACGTTCTGAACAAGAAACGTGAAGATACTGCCATAAGCCTTGATAACGCCGTGGAAAAGCACGAGAAAACAAGAGAATCACTTGCAAATGCGGTTTATAATGATTTTCTTACAGAATTACGCAACCGTATTTCTTTTTCCAGCGATTTTGAAGAGGGTAAGGTTAAACTTGCAGAAGATGAGGCCTATTACTTTGCGCTTTTCAATATAAAGGATTTCAGCAGTGTGAACATTGCCTACGGTGAGGAAGCGGGCGACATGATCCTTATCACTACAGCCAAGCTCATACACAGTTTCTTCCCGGACGCAGATGTTTACCGTACAGGATCAGATGAGTTTCTGGTAGCAAGAAAGCAGAAAAAGGACCTTGCAGGTCAGACTGAATTTCTCAATAATATAAACATCGCACTTTTAAGCCTTTCAAAGCCTTTTGAAATAGGGGACGAAAAGATAACTGTTCCTTTTGAAGCGGCAGTGGCTTCAAAGAGCAGAAATGTAAACATATCGGTTCTTCCGACACTCAAGAATATTATGCGGAGCAGCACGAAGGGTGCAGTTTCAGTAACTGACCTTGATGTTGAAATACATGACGTTTCACAGTGA
- the thrH gene encoding bifunctional phosphoserine phosphatase/homoserine phosphotransferase ThrH, whose translation MYITCLDLEGVLVPEIWIAFAEASGIPELKITTREEPDYDKLMKYRIGILKEHGLGLKEIQETIAKIDPMPGAKEFLDELRSFTQVIIISDTFSQFAGPLMKKLGYPTIFCNTLEVAESGEITGFKMRVENSKFTTVKALQSIGFETIASGDSHNDLGMIRASKAGFLFKSPDSIKAENPDLPAYETYDELMNAIKKAMD comes from the coding sequence ATGTACATTACTTGTCTCGACCTTGAAGGCGTACTCGTTCCTGAGATCTGGATCGCTTTTGCTGAAGCATCAGGTATTCCGGAGCTTAAGATCACAACCCGCGAGGAGCCTGACTACGACAAGCTTATGAAATACAGGATCGGTATTCTGAAGGAACACGGTCTCGGCCTTAAGGAGATCCAGGAAACTATCGCAAAGATCGATCCGATGCCGGGCGCAAAGGAATTCCTCGACGAACTCCGTTCATTCACACAGGTCATCATCATCAGCGACACATTCTCACAGTTTGCAGGCCCGCTCATGAAGAAGCTCGGCTACCCTACTATTTTCTGCAACACTCTTGAAGTAGCAGAAAGCGGCGAGATCACAGGTTTCAAGATGAGAGTTGAAAATTCAAAGTTCACAACTGTAAAGGCTTTACAGTCCATCGGCTTTGAAACTATCGCAAGCGGCGACAGCCACAACGACCTCGGTATGATCAGAGCAAGCAAGGCAGGTTTCCTCTTCAAGAGCCCTGACAGCATCAAGGCAGAAAACCCTGATCTTCCGGCTTACGAAACATATGATGAACTCATGAATGCTATAAAGAAGGCTATGGATTAA
- a CDS encoding serine hydrolase domain-containing protein, translating to MKKSKKKAVAITAGVLALAAVGAVAFMKSKLDKIPEMTALDTIKYTTKDRADAVVTVGLIQGSQMTVKVYGQNGEELVTDTNHIYEVGSLTKTMTAALVNRACSEGLIDLNDTVDKYLKLTPSNSYPTIEKLLTHTSGFRGYYFEKPMISNHLNGRNDFYGVSKDMLLNRLNKLNTGNGEYGFKYSNFGYATLGLVLESVYGKDYTTLLNDFISGDLGLGHTGISKTKGDLDNYWDWADGDAYIPAGAVTSDIEDMMRYAQLLMNDDEHFGRCREKLKMINASSGMYKSMDINMDSIGMGWMIDEKNGYCWHNGGTGDYNCYLAFDAENQLAVVVLSNLPPAYRIPATVTGAKYMQEISRHGG from the coding sequence ATGAAAAAATCAAAAAAGAAGGCAGTTGCCATAACAGCTGGTGTACTGGCATTAGCGGCGGTAGGCGCAGTTGCTTTTATGAAGTCGAAACTTGATAAAATACCTGAAATGACCGCACTTGATACCATAAAATACACGACGAAGGACAGGGCGGATGCGGTCGTTACCGTGGGATTGATACAGGGATCGCAGATGACAGTCAAAGTGTACGGACAGAACGGCGAGGAACTGGTAACTGACACAAATCACATCTATGAGGTAGGGTCGCTAACCAAGACCATGACCGCGGCTCTTGTGAACAGGGCATGTTCAGAGGGGCTTATTGATCTTAACGATACGGTCGATAAATATCTGAAACTTACACCTTCGAACAGCTATCCGACCATTGAGAAACTGCTTACCCATACTTCCGGGTTCAGGGGATATTATTTTGAAAAGCCGATGATTTCAAATCATCTTAACGGTCGCAATGATTTTTACGGTGTCAGCAAGGATATGCTGTTAAACAGGTTAAATAAACTGAACACCGGAAACGGAGAATACGGTTTTAAATATTCAAATTTCGGCTATGCAACACTCGGCCTTGTGCTTGAAAGTGTTTACGGAAAGGACTACACCACACTCCTTAACGATTTTATAAGTGGTGATCTCGGCTTGGGTCATACCGGCATCTCGAAAACGAAGGGTGATCTCGATAATTACTGGGACTGGGCTGACGGTGATGCATATATCCCGGCAGGTGCGGTCACATCTGATATCGAAGACATGATGCGCTATGCACAGCTGCTTATGAATGATGACGAGCATTTCGGCAGATGCCGTGAGAAGCTTAAAATGATAAATGCATCTTCGGGTATGTACAAGTCGATGGATATAAACATGGACAGCATCGGTATGGGATGGATGATTGACGAAAAGAATGGCTACTGCTGGCACAATGGCGGCACCGGTGACTACAACTGTTATCTTGCTTTTGATGCTGAAAATCAGCTGGCTGTGGTGGTGCTTTCTAACCTTCCGCCTGCCTACCGCATACCTGCGACAGTTACAGGAGCGAAATACATGCAGGAGATTAGTCGACATGGTGGTTGA
- a CDS encoding 4'-phosphopantetheinyl transferase superfamily protein produces the protein MEILVVKADPEADFDSYCGRFVKYISPERRERVERMRSERDRITSVLAELTVRIQIILHTGMKNEDIRFDYGEHGKPFLHGRDDFQFSFSHAGGYVAFVCGKRSVGVDIERTDREKENIARRHFTENEYEAIYTRKEKTFAEIWTAKEAYVKYLGTGLSKGLNTFDVLDDSTGCRFVSFDVDSGMTVTSCQDTDEETVLKMITADELFESLKGMLLK, from the coding sequence ATGGAGATACTTGTGGTGAAAGCGGATCCGGAGGCGGATTTTGATTCGTACTGCGGAAGATTCGTAAAATATATTTCGCCGGAACGGCGTGAAAGAGTGGAAAGAATGCGTTCGGAGCGGGACAGGATAACATCCGTTCTGGCGGAACTTACCGTAAGGATTCAGATCATCCTTCATACCGGAATGAAAAATGAAGATATCCGTTTCGACTACGGCGAACACGGAAAGCCGTTTCTTCACGGAAGGGATGACTTCCAGTTTTCCTTCTCTCATGCCGGAGGATATGTAGCATTTGTCTGCGGTAAACGTTCAGTCGGAGTGGATATCGAACGCACCGACCGTGAAAAAGAAAACATTGCCCGCAGGCATTTTACGGAAAATGAATATGAGGCTATCTATACACGTAAAGAAAAAACGTTTGCAGAGATATGGACAGCCAAGGAAGCCTACGTGAAATATCTCGGCACCGGACTTTCAAAAGGCCTTAACACCTTCGACGTTCTCGATGATTCTACCGGATGCCGGTTTGTTTCCTTTGACGTTGATAGCGGCATGACGGTTACATCCTGTCAGGACACTGACGAAGAGACTGTTCTTAAGATGATAACAGCTGATGAACTTTTTGAAAGCTTAAAGGGAATGCTTCTGAAATAA
- a CDS encoding helix-turn-helix transcriptional regulator, which yields MDFSEKLQNLRKQHGLTQEELAAKLFVSRTAVSKWESGRGYPNIDSLKEISKFFSVSVDELLSSDELINAAQDENRKNISDLLDMLAGFADIMCVLPLLLPLYPEKVSGSFSAVSLFEFAQKSFAPACICFALFVLLMVTGTAKLVMNRRYIENGRNTLTVISFVLSIVSVLFLTAARLPYAVTVMFLLFIVKGVLVYMMPKK from the coding sequence ATGGATTTCAGCGAAAAACTACAGAACTTAAGGAAACAGCATGGCCTTACGCAGGAGGAACTTGCCGCGAAGCTGTTTGTATCCAGGACGGCTGTTTCCAAATGGGAATCCGGCAGGGGATATCCGAACATTGATTCCTTAAAGGAGATCTCAAAATTCTTTTCGGTTTCGGTAGATGAACTGCTGTCATCTGATGAGCTTATAAATGCTGCACAGGATGAGAACCGTAAAAATATCAGTGATCTGCTTGACATGCTTGCAGGATTTGCTGATATAATGTGTGTACTGCCGCTGCTTCTGCCTCTTTATCCTGAAAAAGTGAGCGGCAGCTTTTCAGCGGTCAGTCTGTTTGAATTTGCACAGAAATCATTTGCTCCGGCGTGTATCTGCTTTGCTTTATTCGTTCTGCTGATGGTCACCGGTACGGCAAAACTGGTCATGAACCGAAGGTATATCGAAAATGGAAGGAATACACTGACGGTAATCTCGTTTGTTTTAAGCATTGTTTCGGTACTGTTTCTCACAGCTGCAAGACTGCCCTATGCGGTCACGGTGATGTTTCTGCTGTTTATAGTAAAAGGAGTTCTGGTGTATATGATGCCGAAAAAGTAG
- a CDS encoding phosphatase PAP2 family protein: MKKDGRKLLIAGLIMMAAFVIWTMLIQTVDVRPAGQNGTDIGFAAMNLAFHRLTGVHMSIYTITDWLGLVPIAVCMVFGVMGLIQLVKRKNLFKVDGDILLLGVYYILVIAGYLIFEMIPLNYRPVLIEGRMEASYPSSTTLLVVSVMPTLAFEVRRRMKNTALRCALYVFTVVFTAFMVIGRTVSGVHWLTDIIGALLLSAGLYLIYHGTVNMMEEK; encoded by the coding sequence ATGAAAAAGGACGGAAGGAAATTACTTATCGCAGGACTTATTATGATGGCGGCATTTGTCATCTGGACTATGCTTATACAGACCGTGGATGTCCGGCCTGCGGGTCAGAACGGAACAGATATCGGATTTGCTGCGATGAATCTTGCATTTCACAGGTTGACGGGAGTGCATATGAGCATCTATACTATAACAGACTGGCTTGGACTGGTTCCAATCGCAGTGTGTATGGTGTTCGGTGTGATGGGACTTATCCAGCTTGTAAAAAGGAAAAATCTCTTTAAAGTAGACGGCGACATCCTTCTTCTTGGCGTATACTATATACTTGTGATTGCAGGATATCTTATATTTGAGATGATACCGTTAAATTACCGGCCGGTGCTGATCGAAGGACGTATGGAAGCCTCTTATCCGTCATCCACCACGCTTCTTGTGGTCAGTGTGATGCCGACACTTGCATTTGAAGTTCGCCGCAGGATGAAAAATACCGCTTTGAGATGCGCTCTGTACGTATTTACAGTCGTTTTTACAGCTTTTATGGTAATCGGACGAACAGTATCCGGAGTGCACTGGCTGACAGATATTATTGGTGCGCTGCTGCTCAGTGCCGGGTTATATCTGATCTATCACGGTACTGTGAACATGATGGAGGAAAAATAA
- a CDS encoding Uma2 family endonuclease yields MPLHQENRFTADKYFALTPQSSERTELIGGKIVTQTASGVIHQDIAGGIYAEIRQFIRNKKGNCKPFIAPFDVKLTDDTVVQPDVLVVCDTSRLDDKRCYGAPDFIAEIVSSNRFDDYNRKLELYKLSGVREYWVIDPIERKTTVFTFEDTVNISFYPFETPVPVNIYKGELSIVIADLL; encoded by the coding sequence ATGCCACTACATCAGGAAAACAGATTTACTGCCGACAAATACTTTGCCCTGACTCCTCAGTCTTCTGAACGCACAGAACTCATCGGCGGAAAAATAGTAACACAGACAGCTTCCGGAGTTATCCACCAGGATATAGCCGGCGGTATTTACGCTGAAATAAGACAGTTTATCAGAAATAAAAAAGGAAACTGCAAACCGTTCATCGCTCCGTTTGACGTTAAACTTACCGATGATACAGTTGTCCAGCCAGATGTTCTGGTTGTCTGCGATACTTCCCGCCTTGACGATAAACGCTGCTACGGCGCGCCGGATTTCATCGCCGAGATCGTTTCATCAAACCGGTTTGATGACTACAACAGAAAACTTGAACTTTACAAACTGTCCGGCGTACGCGAATACTGGGTCATCGATCCGATTGAACGTAAAACAACCGTATTCACATTTGAAGATACTGTGAATATTTCTTTCTATCCGTTTGAAACACCGGTTCCGGTAAATATCTATAAAGGTGAATTATCGATCGTTATTGCTGATCTGCTATAA